The genomic segment TTTGGAAATAGCCTCATTGCTTATCGTTCCTTTATAACCATGTGGCAAACATGCTGCTAAGTGTATAGTTTTAACATCTGGATCGCTTGTAAGCCCTTCTTGTGATACTGCCAAACTCACCTGTCTTTTTTCGATTACATTTCCTGAAAAATTTTCTGCGGAGAACCAAACCGCGGTGACATTGTGAATAGTGATATCCTCTTGAATGGGCAAAGACAATACATTATTCGAAGTAGTTATTATTTTTCCGTCTTTATTATCAATAAAGGTATAAACTAAACTATCATCATCACGTAATAATGCTGGTTGTGAATTTGAGGCATTCAAAATATAAGGATCTTCTATGGACGCATATGAATTATTAATATCATCAAAAAGATTTCTTAGTTCTAGAACAGCAACGGGTAAGTCAAAAACAAGTATGCGCACTATTTGGAAATCTTTAAGACCGTGCGCGTCTGTAACAATTACGGTTACATTGTGTAGTCCTATATCTTCATCGGTCGTATCATACCATGTTTGAGAAGTTGCTTCTGCGTTAAAGTCTTTCCATTGATTAACAAAGTCTTCGGGAGGATCGTTGTCTCGAACAACACATTGCCAATGGTTAGCAAGCGCGCAACCATCATCTAATTCGTCGCAACAGGTCTCGTTAAACATATCGTTTGCGTCTGCTTTCCAACCAGTTAGTTGTACAGTTACTTCACTACCGTCCGGGTCGATAAAATCTATGGGAATCGTTACTCTATCACCTATTTGATGTTGAAAATTAACAACGTTCTCATTAATAATAGTTGGTGGTGTTCTTGGCCAGTGTAAATAGTCTAGTGCTGGTTTTCGTTGTTGTATTGCAAAATTAAATGTTAATGGTTTTCCTAGAACTTGCGATGAGGTGTCCGTGACGCGTAAGACTTGATCAAGGCAAACGCTTCCTTCTATATCGCAGTCAAGTTCTGAAGGTAACACGTTAACATCATAAAAAGGATAGTAAAAAGGATTAAAATCTGGATTATCCCACTCTTCTCGAACATCAAAATAAGGATTCCTCACCATGTTTTTCACAAGAATATATATAAAATTGTAAAATTCGTTAATGTTAATAGAAAATTTTTTTTGAAAATCAAATTGTCTAATAATAGGTTCTTTTCCTTGAACACGCACAATAAAAGGATAGCTTGCTATAACTTGCATGCCTCTTGGTTGTTGAAAATATATAGAAACATTAGGTTCGTCAATAACAGTAATGTTGCTTCCTAAAATATTTTCGTACATCGTAAAATTAACACAAACAGGAAGTTCGTATTCGACAAATGTTTGTAATTGTCGCTCCAAAGAATTATTTTTCGCCATGGAGTCAAAGCCGTAAAGCGAATTACAAACAAGTGTATTTTTGTTTGGCCCATCATATGAGCAAAGGGGCGGCATGTTGTTTTTTCCTAAAAAACCACTCCAGCTTATTTCTCTGGAGAGCAGATTGCATCCTGGTAATGAGTCAAAGAAATTATTTGCGTAGCGAGTCGTGTAGGCTGTAAAAAAAGTATCTTTGATAGGGTAATAACTTGTTTCTTCGTTTGATAAGTTAATAGGTCTTGGTGGTAAGGCTATTGGGCAGTCGGCATAATCTCGAATGCCATAACTAATATTGAACTGTTTTTCCACTAGGTTTCCTCTTTCAAGCGTTGTGTAGGTAAAAGGATAGTAGTGGACTCCTTGTTTAAAAGACTGATCAGCATCAGTATTTTGAGTTTTATCTGGCGTCAATCCCCCTTGACTTTCATAAATAACTCCTCCTTGTTGACTAAGAAGTACAATTCCTTCAGAGGTTACTTTATCTAGACAACTTGAGACGTAATGATGCAACGCGCTTGTTTGTACAAATTCTTCAATTAGATTGTCTGCCTCGGCATCAAGTCTTGCTTGCTCGGTTAAATTTCTTGCTGAAAGAACTATGGCTACAACGATGACTAGAAGAATTCCAATAATTACAAAAAGTGTTATCTGACCTCTTTTTTGCATGAAAATATTTAAGACTCTCGTTCTTTTAAATGTTACTTAAGAAAACTCAAAAATTACCTTAAAGAATATCTACAGGCGTGTATTCCTTGTAAAAAGCACAACTAAGTATCAGTGCTGGCTGTAAATAATTAAAAGAACTTATTGCCTAAAAAAGAATACAACAATTTGATGTTAGAACAAAAAAGTATTATTCTTTTTTCTTTACAACAACCGATGCAAAACTTACTGTGGTGTGATAATCGTCATTAAGGTCTCCTGAGAGATAGTTTTGTTCGAGTAATATTTTTTCTGGCTGCAGAACTTGAAAAAAAAGTCGAAGCGCGTGAAAACCACTAATTGGTGCCATGGTTTCATCAACCGCTGTTAAAAATCCTTCTTTGTCAAACGCAGTGAGTGCATTAAATAGTTTTTTATCTACTGCCGCAATGTTTTCTGGAATGTGTTCAGTAAAGGGGACATAGTGGAATTTTCTTCCATAACTAGTAAAATGAGTGATAAAGATGTATGTCGCTGTTTTTTTTTGCTCAAGAAGTGTTTCTTTGATATCGACGGAGAGTTCTTCAACATTGGTTTCTGGTCCAACAATAAGCGGCGCTATTTTTATTTTTTCTGCGTGTCCTTTGTTAATGAATTGCAAGAAAGGGAGTTGTACTTCTATAACTGATTCGACGTTATGTAGTTCGTCGTTAAGCGCGATGTTTCCTTTGGCAACGAGTTCTCGAAGAAAATTCTGGTCTGCACGTACCTCGCCATAAGGCATTTGAAATGTTTGCATGGTGGTTCCTGTTTTTGTGCTGTGTTGTGCTTGCCCAATAATAATGTAGAGGTCTGATGCAACGCCTTCTTCTGCTAGTGCTGCATAGCTCCACGCAGCGCAAGGTCCTGCTAATTCATATGATGCGTGCGGTACAATAATTGCTTGCACGTTTCCTTCTTTTGGCTTAGTAAGTTTTCCTGCTGGAAGCGCTCCAGGACCCAGTTTATGGTGAAAGATGTCGTCGAATTGTTTATCAAGAAGGGTGACGCCGTTTGCGTAGTGGGTT from the Candidatus Woesearchaeota archaeon genome contains:
- the amrB gene encoding AmmeMemoRadiSam system protein B, giving the protein MRQPIANKTHYANGVTLLDKQFDDIFHHKLGPGALPAGKLTKPKEGNVQAIIVPHASYELAGPCAAWSYAALAEEGVASDLYIIIGQAQHSTKTGTTMQTFQMPYGEVRADQNFLRELVAKGNIALNDELHNVESVIEVQLPFLQFINKGHAEKIKIAPLIVGPETNVEELSVDIKETLLEQKKTATYIFITHFTSYGRKFHYVPFTEHIPENIAAVDKKLFNALTAFDKEGFLTAVDETMAPISGFHALRLFFQVLQPEKILLEQNYLSGDLNDDYHTTVSFASVVVKKKE